The Streptomyces sp. NBC_01363 region TGATACGCGGCCAGGCCCGGCGCGATCGACTCGTACGCCGCGCGCCACTGCTCGTTCTCCACGCAGGAACGCCCGATCGCGCGGAACTCCTCGGCGGAGACCCTCCGCAGTGCGGTCAGGGCCCGGTGCTGGGCCTCGATCTCGGCCTGCACCGGATCGGCCCCGGCGGGCACCCCCGCGGCCAGCAGCTCGGCCAGTCGGATCATCTGCGCCGTGCGCTCGCGGTGTCCGGCCTCGATCTGCGCCTCGCTCATCGTCGAGGTGTGCCGGCCGATCTCCTCGGCCAGCTCGGGGAAGTCGCGCAGGCTCGCCTCGTACTGGGCGGGCCGAACGCCCTCGAAGAGGTTCTCCGGTCGGTTGATGGCGGTCATGGGTCCACCGTCCTTTCTGGACTCCTCCAGTTCGGTGATCGTGCGGGAGACGGTGCCGGCCAGCGCGTCGATCCGGTCGCGCTCGGCGAGGAGCCGGCGGTGGTGACCGCGCAGGGCCTCCACCTCATCGACCTGCGCGGCCAGGATCCGCCCGATCTCGGGCAGACCCAGGCCCAGTGCCCGCAGCACGAGGATCTGCTGCAGCCGCAGCAGCTCGCCCTCCCCGTAGCGGCGGTGGCCGTTGGAGCCGATCCCCGCGGGCGGCAGCAGGCCGATCTCGTCGTAGTGCCGCAGCGTCCGGGCCGTCACGCCCGACATCCGGGCGACCTCCTCGATCGGCCAGACCATCGCCGCCTCCTCTCACGATCACCTCACCGGGCCGGCCTCTCCGGCCCTGGTCAGGACGGTAGAAGCTGCCGCTGCGGCAACCGCAAGCCCGGCATCCAGGATCTCCCGCCGATGCCCGGGGGGCGCGCCGGGCAGGCCCGTGATCACGGAGCCCGGCCCGGAGATCACGGAGCCCGGCCCGCGACCACGGAGCCCGGCCGGTGACCACCGCACGATCACCGCACGCGGCGCGTGATCACCGCACCCGGACGCGCACCGTGTGCGTGGCGCCGCGGCTCTTGCTCAGGTCGCCGTAGGTCACGGTCACCGACGAGCCGGTCCGGACGTCGCCGACGCTGTCCGCCTTGGACAGGACGGACTTGACGGGCCGCCGCCAGGTGAGGGTGAGGCCGGTGACGGTGCGGGACGGGTCGGAGACGCAGATCGTGGCGGTGCCGTCGCGCTTCTCGTGGATCTGCACGCAGACCGGCGCACTCGCGGTGACCTTGCCCGCCGTGCCCGCCGCCCAGAAGTTGACGCCGGTGAAACCGAGGGAGGGCACACGGATGCCGGTGCGCCCGGCGTCATTGGCGAGGATCTGCAGCCAGCCGGTGTCCTTGGCACGGGCGGCGGTGCGCGTGCTGCTCGCGCCCGGCAGCAGGATGTACGCGTAGGTGCTGTCCGCCGGGTCGGTGCCGTGGTCCTGCCAAAGGGTCAGGTAGCGACGGGTGTTGGGCGTGGCGGTGCCGCCGTCGTTGATGTCCTTCCAGGCGCCGGTGCGCTCCTCGCGCAGCGCGTGCAGTTCGGTCCCGCCCGGGAAGACGTAACCGGCATGCCGGTCGAGGTGGGCCCAGGTGGTGGTGCGGGTGGTGGTCCAGCCCTGGGTGGTGGGCTGAGCCCGGCCGTCGAGCAGTAGCCGCTGCGTACCGCTCGCGCCGAGGCAGCGGTTGTCGACGACCGTCTCGACGCCGGCGCCGTCGGCGGAGGTGATGCCGGAACCGAGGCAGACCACGCTGTCGTCCAGCCAGAACCACGACTTGCGGGCATGCATCGTGCTGGCCAGGCCCTGGAGATGCTGGCCGGTGGTGCCGAACTCGCCGTCGCCGGTGCCGCCGACCCACTGCGTGCCCGGCACCGGGTTGGCCCAGGCGCCGCCCTGCCCGTCGGCGAGCCGCTTCCGGGAGACGGTGGTGCCGGGCAGCCGGTACGGGTCGACGGTCGGCCAGTACGCGTCCGAGTACTGCTCAAGACCCGCGCCGTCGCCCCACCACTGCAGCCAGCCCGCACCGGTGTGCCAGCCGCGCTTGTTCTCCCCGTTGCCGAACTCGTAGTGGGCGATCCGCTCGGAGGCCATGGAGAGACCGGCGCCCCAGCCACGGCGGCGGTGGGTCACCCGGTCCATGTTGTGGAAGACGCGGTGCGCGGACGGCTCCGGCGACGCGGTGACGGTCGCGTCGTCCAGCAGCGTCTGCAGCCGGGCGGTGTTGACCAGGCTCAGGGAGCCGTCCTTGAGCGCCGGGGCGTAGTAGTCGCGCTTCAGCCAGCCCTTGACCATGGCGCGCCAGCGGGCGTTCTCCTCGGGGCCGGCGCCCATGCCGAGCAGCACGATGGAGGCCATGACGCCGTGGGCGCGGGTGTGGTCGCTGGAACCGACGCGGGTGATGCCGCGTCCCGAGACGTTGTCCATCATCAGGCCGTCGTAGATGA contains the following coding sequences:
- a CDS encoding MerR family transcriptional regulator, with the translated sequence MVWPIEEVARMSGVTARTLRHYDEIGLLPPAGIGSNGHRRYGEGELLRLQQILVLRALGLGLPEIGRILAAQVDEVEALRGHHRRLLAERDRIDALAGTVSRTITELEESRKDGGPMTAINRPENLFEGVRPAQYEASLRDFPELAEEIGRHTSTMSEAQIEAGHRERTAQMIRLAELLAAGVPAGADPVQAEIEAQHRALTALRRVSAEEFRAIGRSCVENEQWRAAYESIAPGLAAYQRDAIEAYAANRLS
- a CDS encoding polysaccharide lyase 8 family protein translates to MTSAWSRRALLATGGGAALALGLPTAASASDSASPSAPSPATAAAGAADEFAALRAKWRDLYLGTGFSPTAEPFKSKLADLGAQATGYRSTMAPAPGSLWPDLVYLDPDPDTDTESFGFSANMNTGYNRLRTMAEAYSQPGTGVTGDTGLRDAVITGLDHLHADVFNETTTRYGNWWNWQIGAPQALMDTCVLLHDALTDAQRAAYCKAVDKFLPDSAVGSYTGTSTGANRVDLCRGMILRGIVGADAAKVTLAVAALSPVFPYVTTGDGFYPDGSFVQHTSIPYIGGYGAVLNDGLGRLFALLRGSTWEITDPGSRQFLDTIDAAIAPFIYDGLMMDNVSGRGITRVGSSDHTRAHGVMASIVLLGMGAGPEENARWRAMVKGWLKRDYYAPALKDGSLSLVNTARLQTLLDDATVTASPEPSAHRVFHNMDRVTHRRRGWGAGLSMASERIAHYEFGNGENKRGWHTGAGWLQWWGDGAGLEQYSDAYWPTVDPYRLPGTTVSRKRLADGQGGAWANPVPGTQWVGGTGDGEFGTTGQHLQGLASTMHARKSWFWLDDSVVCLGSGITSADGAGVETVVDNRCLGASGTQRLLLDGRAQPTTQGWTTTRTTTWAHLDRHAGYVFPGGTELHALREERTGAWKDINDGGTATPNTRRYLTLWQDHGTDPADSTYAYILLPGASSTRTAARAKDTGWLQILANDAGRTGIRVPSLGFTGVNFWAAGTAGKVTASAPVCVQIHEKRDGTATICVSDPSRTVTGLTLTWRRPVKSVLSKADSVGDVRTGSSVTVTYGDLSKSRGATHTVRVRVR